A portion of the Deinococcus peraridilitoris DSM 19664 genome contains these proteins:
- a CDS encoding MFS transporter codes for MRASRVWRSSKAFLQAMQERNYRLGVVNGWFGAVGDTCLNAGIVLVPFASQLGAPYVVVGLIPALMGFGYTLPQLFVAGKVRTRAYKLPIYTGSAWVRTTAYLLLIASSVLFADRPQLLLGALLVTLGLSAFANGVAGLPFLTVVAKVVPAERRPAFFGVRQLYGGLLALLTGLFVRDMLASNVRFPYNYTIILSVGAVAFSVAYALFTRIHEPPDEETPEGPSGVRAELRALPGTLRNPTMRRFLVPRALLAFAGVADPFYAVYAIGVLGLPPSMLGVFLMVTTVVSPFSNLVWTRVAQTYGSRRVIRLATFIALLPPVLALSLPAGAGTWFALVFAASALAGPGINIGYTNYLLNFAPAHDRPRYIGVVNTTLGLLSFMPILGGGVADQVGFPVVFSLALTALGLSWFFVHKLSRTD; via the coding sequence GTGAGGGCGAGTCGCGTGTGGCGCTCCTCGAAGGCGTTCCTGCAGGCCATGCAGGAACGCAATTACCGCCTGGGCGTCGTCAACGGCTGGTTTGGCGCGGTGGGCGACACCTGCCTCAATGCCGGCATCGTCCTGGTGCCTTTCGCGAGTCAGCTGGGGGCTCCATACGTCGTCGTGGGGCTCATTCCCGCACTGATGGGGTTCGGCTACACTCTCCCGCAGCTGTTCGTCGCCGGCAAAGTGCGCACGCGGGCTTACAAGCTGCCGATCTACACAGGCAGCGCCTGGGTACGCACCACGGCATACCTGCTGCTCATTGCCTCGAGCGTGCTGTTCGCCGACCGGCCTCAGCTGCTTCTGGGCGCCCTCCTCGTCACGCTGGGCCTGAGCGCCTTCGCGAACGGGGTGGCCGGCTTGCCGTTTCTCACGGTGGTCGCCAAAGTCGTCCCGGCCGAGCGCCGACCGGCGTTTTTTGGCGTGCGCCAGCTCTACGGCGGCCTGCTGGCCCTGCTGACCGGGCTGTTCGTACGGGACATGCTCGCGTCGAACGTACGCTTTCCTTACAACTACACGATCATCCTCTCGGTCGGCGCGGTCGCCTTCAGCGTGGCGTACGCGCTGTTCACCCGCATTCACGAACCGCCCGATGAAGAAACACCCGAGGGCCCATCGGGCGTGCGCGCAGAACTGCGGGCGCTGCCGGGCACACTGCGCAATCCGACGATGCGGCGCTTCCTGGTACCACGAGCGCTGCTGGCCTTCGCGGGCGTCGCCGATCCTTTCTACGCGGTGTACGCTATCGGCGTCCTGGGATTACCACCCAGCATGCTGGGTGTATTCCTGATGGTCACCACGGTCGTGTCGCCCTTCAGCAACCTCGTATGGACCCGCGTTGCGCAGACGTACGGTTCACGCCGGGTGATCCGGCTCGCCACTTTCATCGCCTTGCTTCCACCGGTGCTGGCCCTCTCCTTGCCCGCCGGCGCAGGCACCTGGTTCGCCTTGGTGTTCGCCGCGAGCGCCCTGGCAGGTCCGGGCATCAACATCGGCTACACCAATTACCTGCTCAATTTTGCACCGGCACACGACCGGCCCCGGTATATCGGGGTGGTCAACACCACGCTCGGGCTGCTCTCTTTCATGCCGATCCTGGGGGGAGGCGTCGCTGACCAGGTGGGCTTCCCGGTGGTATTTTCGCTGGCGCTCACGGCGTTGGGGCTGTCGTGGTTTTTCGTGCACAAGCTCAGCCGCACGGACTGA
- a CDS encoding alpha-mannosidase, translated as MIHPRSKDLTFHLVGHAHIDPVWLWDWREGHETVKATFRSALDRLHENPDMVFVHSSAAQYAWMESHPVLLAEVRAAVERGQWEPVGGWWVEPDVNLAHGEALARQALLGQRTFGRLLGRRARVGFLPDSFGHPGTLPQLLVQSGLDSFVFMRPSAGEIDLPSRLFHWEGVDGTRILSAHVECYNSSPNQIQTSLERNLAWRPEALQHWVGLFGVGNHGGGPTRRAIANLRELAEQPDWPTLRLNSLRGFFDSVRHEDVPVYAGELQHHARGCYAAVSDIKRLNRQAEHALLRAEKLAVMARSANFSYPHESLTRAWQGLLFNQFHDILAGSSIPSAFQDAYHQLGEVLSIAGRVTFAASQAIADSVDTRRGGRNVDEVIRSVRWDGPSWVTDYGDGVPVLVFNPSSAERDEAVEIELNDWHTEHLRLIDDTGREVAHQRLRPESVNGQGRPRFVFRAHLPACGYRLYRVLDEQSSGQVLSPPLSASTGGIENAYWSLQFESDTGALRALINKFSGVNLLAGTGAQLQVVRDDSDTWGHGAHAYRQLVGVFGDAKLEVLELGEVRATVRATTRFRSSTAVQDFTLYANSPEITARLSLDWRETHHAAQLVFPAALSDVSATYEVPYGFTTRPADGEEEPVQSWLDVSGFARDRRGVSRPAGLALLNDSKYSASVLGGEIRLTLARSPVYAHHDPATLDPAVTYEHLDQGPQRVRWSLVPHDGDWRAARVPALAEQLNQPVVFTREYVHDGAAPGSHSALRLTGLATVTVSALKQAEDDDDLIVRLHEWGGQAVSGTVHLGAHAIEVELRPQQVLSLRITPGGEARVVNFLEEAHG; from the coding sequence ATGATCCATCCCCGCAGCAAAGACCTGACCTTCCACCTCGTCGGCCACGCCCACATCGACCCCGTCTGGCTGTGGGACTGGCGCGAAGGGCACGAAACGGTCAAAGCCACCTTTCGCAGCGCGCTTGACCGCCTGCATGAAAACCCCGACATGGTCTTCGTGCATTCCAGCGCCGCGCAGTACGCCTGGATGGAAAGTCACCCGGTGCTGCTCGCGGAAGTCCGCGCGGCGGTCGAGCGCGGACAGTGGGAACCCGTCGGCGGCTGGTGGGTCGAGCCGGACGTCAACCTCGCCCACGGTGAAGCCCTCGCGCGCCAGGCCCTGCTGGGACAGCGCACCTTCGGGCGTCTGCTCGGCCGCCGTGCCCGGGTCGGGTTTCTGCCCGACTCCTTCGGGCATCCGGGCACACTGCCGCAGCTGCTCGTGCAGTCCGGTCTGGACTCCTTTGTCTTCATGCGCCCCAGCGCTGGTGAGATCGATCTGCCCTCGCGGCTGTTTCACTGGGAAGGTGTGGACGGCACGCGCATCCTCAGCGCGCACGTCGAGTGCTACAACAGCAGCCCCAACCAGATTCAGACCAGCCTGGAACGCAATCTCGCCTGGCGCCCCGAGGCGCTGCAGCATTGGGTGGGGCTGTTCGGGGTCGGCAATCACGGTGGAGGCCCCACCCGGCGCGCCATCGCCAATCTGCGTGAACTGGCCGAGCAGCCCGACTGGCCCACCCTGCGCCTCAACTCCCTCAGGGGCTTTTTTGACAGTGTGCGGCACGAGGACGTCCCGGTGTACGCCGGTGAACTGCAACACCACGCGCGCGGCTGCTACGCCGCCGTCAGTGACATCAAACGCCTCAACCGCCAGGCTGAACACGCCCTGCTGCGCGCCGAGAAGCTCGCCGTCATGGCCCGCAGCGCGAACTTCTCCTACCCGCACGAGTCCCTCACGCGCGCCTGGCAGGGCCTGCTCTTCAACCAGTTTCACGACATCCTGGCCGGCAGCTCGATTCCGAGCGCCTTTCAGGACGCCTACCATCAGCTCGGGGAAGTGCTCAGCATCGCCGGACGCGTCACCTTCGCCGCTTCCCAGGCCATCGCGGACAGCGTGGATACTCGCCGGGGTGGACGCAATGTCGACGAGGTCATCCGCAGCGTGCGCTGGGACGGCCCCAGCTGGGTCACCGACTACGGCGACGGTGTCCCGGTCCTGGTGTTCAACCCCTCCAGTGCCGAGCGTGACGAGGCCGTCGAAATCGAACTGAACGACTGGCACACCGAACACCTGCGCCTGATCGACGACACCGGACGAGAAGTCGCGCACCAGCGCCTGCGCCCGGAAAGCGTGAACGGGCAAGGCCGGCCACGCTTCGTGTTCCGCGCCCACCTGCCCGCGTGCGGGTACCGCCTGTACCGGGTGCTGGACGAGCAATCCAGTGGTCAGGTCCTCTCGCCTCCCCTGAGCGCCAGCACAGGGGGCATCGAGAATGCCTACTGGTCCTTGCAGTTCGAAAGCGACACCGGCGCGCTGCGTGCCCTGATCAACAAGTTCAGCGGCGTGAACCTGCTTGCCGGCACGGGCGCGCAGCTGCAGGTCGTCCGTGACGACAGCGACACCTGGGGTCACGGCGCGCACGCCTACCGGCAGCTGGTCGGCGTGTTCGGCGACGCGAAACTGGAAGTGCTGGAACTCGGTGAGGTGCGCGCCACCGTGCGCGCCACCACCCGCTTCCGCTCGTCGACGGCGGTGCAGGACTTCACGCTGTACGCCAACTCACCGGAAATCACCGCGCGCCTCAGCCTCGACTGGCGCGAAACGCATCACGCCGCGCAACTGGTCTTCCCGGCTGCGCTGAGCGACGTGAGCGCCACTTATGAGGTGCCGTACGGCTTTACCACCCGGCCCGCCGATGGTGAAGAGGAACCCGTGCAGTCCTGGCTGGACGTCAGCGGCTTCGCCCGTGACCGGCGTGGCGTCTCACGCCCGGCGGGCCTGGCCCTGCTGAACGACAGCAAGTACTCCGCGAGCGTGCTGGGCGGTGAGATTCGCCTGACGCTCGCCCGCAGCCCGGTGTACGCGCACCACGACCCGGCCACCCTGGACCCCGCCGTGACGTACGAACATCTCGATCAGGGCCCGCAGCGCGTCCGCTGGTCGCTGGTGCCGCACGATGGTGACTGGCGTGCCGCGCGTGTTCCCGCACTGGCCGAGCAGCTCAACCAGCCGGTGGTGTTCACCCGCGAGTACGTTCACGACGGCGCGGCACCGGGCAGCCACAGCGCGCTGCGTCTGACGGGCCTCGCGACGGTGACGGTCAGTGCCCTGAAGCAGGCCGAGGACGATGACGACCTGATCGTGCGCCTGCACGAATGGGGTGGCCAGGCGGTGAGCGGCACCGTGCACCTGGGCGCGCACGCCATCGAGGTGGAGCTTCGTCCGCAGCAGGTCCTGAGTTTGCGGATCACGCCCGGCGGAGAAGCGCGTGTCGTGAACTTCCTGGAGGAAGCGCATGGCTGA
- a CDS encoding carbohydrate ABC transporter permease, with product MAGMSRARRSEAIMGYLFIAPWLLGFLIFIAGPMLWSLYASFTNYDVTTRARWVGLDNYRRLFFDDDIFWTSLYNTGFYVVFAVPLSVVTGVLIAILLNQQIPGQRIFRTIFFLPKVLTGVAVLLLWLWVFNPDFGPINVFLRAIGIQNPPLWFADPTWAKPALIIMSMWGAAGGYIIYLAGLQGIPKHLYEAAMLDGATPVQQFWNVTVPMMSPTIFFKLITGIAAAFQFWETSLIISEGGKGGPSYSTLFYGLYMWQKAFGEFEMGYASAMAWILLVIILILTGLQFFISRRWVYYEGEAR from the coding sequence ATGGCTGGTATGAGCCGCGCCAGGCGTAGTGAAGCCATCATGGGCTACCTGTTCATCGCGCCCTGGCTGCTGGGCTTTCTGATTTTTATTGCCGGTCCGATGCTGTGGTCCCTGTACGCCAGCTTCACCAACTACGACGTCACGACGCGTGCCCGCTGGGTCGGCCTCGACAACTACCGGCGGCTCTTTTTTGATGACGACATCTTCTGGACCTCGCTGTACAACACCGGCTTCTACGTGGTGTTCGCCGTGCCCCTCAGCGTCGTCACCGGTGTGCTGATCGCCATCCTGCTCAACCAGCAGATACCCGGGCAGCGAATTTTCCGCACCATTTTCTTCCTGCCCAAGGTCCTCACGGGTGTAGCCGTGCTGCTGCTGTGGCTGTGGGTCTTCAACCCGGACTTCGGCCCCATCAACGTGTTCCTGCGCGCCATTGGCATCCAGAACCCGCCCTTGTGGTTCGCCGATCCCACCTGGGCCAAGCCGGCGCTGATCATCATGAGCATGTGGGGCGCCGCCGGCGGATACATCATCTATCTTGCCGGTCTGCAGGGCATTCCCAAACACCTATACGAAGCGGCGATGCTCGATGGCGCGACGCCCGTCCAGCAGTTCTGGAACGTCACGGTTCCCATGATGTCGCCCACCATCTTCTTCAAGCTCATCACCGGAATCGCCGCAGCCTTTCAGTTCTGGGAGACGTCGCTGATCATCTCGGAAGGCGGAAAAGGCGGACCCTCCTACTCCACTCTGTTTTACGGCCTCTACATGTGGCAGAAGGCTTTCGGTGAGTTCGAGATGGGCTACGCCAGTGCCATGGCCTGGATTCTGCTGGTCATCATCCTGATCCTGACCGGCCTGCAGTTCTTCATCTCCCGGCGCTGGGTGTACTACGAAGGCGAGGCCCGCTGA
- a CDS encoding ROK family protein, whose amino-acid sequence MPTSPLEATTRHVLAIDIGGTKLAAGIVSDTGALIDTDRTPTHADEGPEKVVERILDLSRSLLRRNVVPVARVGVGCGGPLDTTLGVIQNPPNLPGWIDFPLVRHLHDALKLPVVLDNDANAAALAEYHFGAGRGTRHMVYLTLSTGIGSGLILNGELYRGKHGNAGELGHLQVKYDGETCNCGGRGCLEHYASGTNIARRARELAARHPESLLARSAASLHDITAQSVLMALQAGDAVAWDLWNDTLDLLAAGVASIVHTFDPERIVIGGGVSNFGPLLFDGLRERVQQRSMPALMGGVEIRPAEFADNVGVFGAAAIALHEPQEVLA is encoded by the coding sequence ATGCCCACGAGTCCGCTGGAGGCTACAACGCGTCATGTTCTGGCGATCGACATCGGCGGCACGAAACTCGCTGCCGGAATCGTCAGTGACACCGGAGCCTTGATCGACACCGACCGTACGCCCACCCACGCCGACGAAGGACCGGAAAAGGTGGTGGAGCGCATCCTCGACCTGAGCCGGTCCCTGCTGCGCCGTAACGTCGTCCCGGTGGCGCGCGTCGGCGTCGGCTGCGGCGGGCCACTCGACACCACCCTGGGCGTCATCCAGAATCCTCCCAACCTGCCCGGCTGGATCGACTTTCCGCTGGTGCGCCACCTTCACGACGCCCTGAAACTGCCGGTGGTGCTCGACAACGACGCGAACGCCGCCGCACTCGCCGAGTACCACTTCGGCGCCGGGCGCGGCACCCGCCACATGGTGTACCTCACCCTCTCCACCGGCATCGGCAGCGGCCTGATTCTCAACGGAGAGCTGTACCGCGGCAAGCACGGTAACGCCGGGGAACTTGGGCACCTGCAGGTGAAGTACGACGGCGAGACGTGCAACTGCGGCGGGCGCGGCTGCCTGGAACACTACGCTTCGGGGACCAACATCGCCCGCCGGGCCCGCGAACTCGCCGCGCGCCACCCGGAGTCGCTGCTCGCGCGTTCTGCTGCCTCACTGCACGACATCACCGCCCAGAGTGTCCTGATGGCCCTGCAGGCGGGTGACGCCGTCGCGTGGGACCTGTGGAATGACACCCTCGATCTGCTCGCCGCCGGAGTGGCCAGCATCGTACACACCTTCGACCCCGAGCGCATCGTGATCGGGGGTGGGGTCAGCAACTTCGGGCCGCTGCTGTTCGACGGACTGCGCGAGCGCGTGCAGCAGCGCAGCATGCCCGCTCTCATGGGCGGCGTCGAGATCCGCCCCGCTGAGTTTGCCGACAACGTCGGCGTCTTCGGCGCGGCCGCCATCGCGCTGCACGAACCACAGGAAGTCCTCGCATGA
- a CDS encoding ROK family protein, producing MKQGKPRSIRQGRNLPEVRADNLSVVLEALQKLQPISRSGLADATGLTAATITHMVDELGSLDLLIETPSSERQVGRRPTLLTFNHDRGQVIGVEVSRSQVRAIRSDFSGRILARVERPFQPTSSVRKGLSLLQEVIGDVIDGRLPLLGIGVGVPGPVNSDKGIVLGPPNFGGWRNVELTAYLSEQFGVPCWLDDDAKAAAFGERWYGAGRSEETLLYISLRSGVGAGLIVGDRVYRGAHELAGEIGHTTIHVDGPICECGNRGCLETLVSVPAIMQEARRLGLSAENPADLQRLSAEGDLRALNIKDRVFTYLSAALVNAVNHYDPALIVLGGQLVRSWPELTTELAERVKGRSFGYLSKDVRIVESLLGEDATTLGAVAIAIHHILRDPRAVLTGVAAPGPASAVLAPAAP from the coding sequence ATGAAACAGGGCAAACCCCGAAGTATCCGGCAAGGCCGCAATCTTCCCGAAGTCCGTGCAGACAACCTGAGCGTTGTTCTCGAAGCCCTTCAGAAGCTCCAGCCCATCTCACGCAGCGGACTGGCCGACGCCACCGGACTCACGGCAGCGACGATCACCCACATGGTCGATGAGCTCGGTTCCCTTGACCTGCTGATCGAAACACCGTCCAGCGAACGTCAGGTGGGGCGCCGTCCGACCTTGCTGACCTTCAACCACGACCGCGGTCAGGTGATCGGCGTGGAAGTCTCGCGCTCGCAGGTGCGCGCCATCCGTTCTGATTTCAGCGGACGCATTCTCGCTCGTGTCGAGCGGCCTTTCCAGCCAACGTCGTCGGTCAGGAAAGGACTGTCGCTTCTGCAGGAAGTGATCGGGGACGTCATCGACGGGCGTCTGCCACTGCTGGGAATTGGGGTGGGCGTACCCGGCCCCGTCAACAGCGACAAGGGCATCGTTCTGGGACCGCCCAACTTCGGCGGCTGGCGCAACGTCGAACTCACGGCCTACCTCAGCGAACAGTTCGGCGTGCCGTGCTGGCTGGACGACGACGCCAAGGCCGCCGCCTTCGGTGAACGCTGGTATGGCGCGGGCCGCAGCGAGGAGACGCTACTCTACATCTCGCTGCGCTCCGGGGTCGGGGCGGGCCTGATCGTCGGCGACCGGGTGTACCGGGGCGCGCACGAACTCGCGGGCGAGATCGGTCACACGACCATCCACGTGGACGGCCCGATCTGTGAATGCGGAAACCGCGGCTGCCTCGAAACCCTGGTCAGCGTACCGGCGATCATGCAGGAAGCGCGCCGGCTGGGGCTGAGCGCTGAAAACCCGGCTGATCTGCAGCGTCTGTCAGCAGAAGGCGACCTGCGCGCGCTGAACATCAAGGACCGGGTCTTCACTTACCTGTCGGCAGCGCTGGTGAACGCCGTGAACCACTACGATCCGGCCCTGATCGTGCTGGGTGGGCAGCTGGTGCGCTCCTGGCCGGAATTGACCACCGAACTGGCCGAGCGGGTCAAGGGCCGCTCGTTCGGTTACCTCTCGAAAGACGTGCGGATTGTGGAGAGCCTGCTGGGCGAGGATGCCACCACGCTGGGCGCCGTGGCGATTGCCATTCACCACATCCTGCGCGATCCCCGGGCTGTGCTGACCGGCGTAGCTGCGCCCGGCCCGGCTTCCGCGGTCCTAGCTCCCGCTGCGCCGTAA
- a CDS encoding carbohydrate ABC transporter permease, with protein sequence MTVQQNNPSPSTPLLQHRRRPSIHNARNLFWKVAAFVLLCAISAAVLFPALWMLSTALKPDTQVYANPPVWIPDPLRFDNFTKAWSLAPFTRYAINTSLYAVAVVFGTVLSSSLAAYGFAKLRFPGRNFLFAILLSTMMIPGMVTLIPQYILFSKLQWVGTYLPLVVPSFFAGAFFTFLLRQFFMGIPNEFSEAARVDGASDLWIWSRVIMPLSKPALATVAIFTFEGAWDSYVGPLLYLNDERLYTLQVGLQFFRTASQVQWQYLMAAALLVMLPVIIVFYSFQKYFVEGASVTGGVKG encoded by the coding sequence ATGACCGTTCAGCAGAACAATCCGTCCCCCAGCACACCGCTGCTGCAGCACCGTCGGCGTCCCAGCATTCACAACGCCCGCAATCTCTTCTGGAAAGTCGCCGCCTTCGTCCTGCTGTGTGCCATCAGTGCCGCCGTGCTGTTCCCGGCGCTCTGGATGCTCTCGACCGCCCTGAAACCCGACACGCAGGTCTACGCCAATCCGCCCGTCTGGATTCCGGACCCGCTGCGGTTTGATAACTTTACCAAAGCCTGGTCGCTCGCTCCCTTCACGCGCTACGCGATCAATACCTCCCTCTACGCGGTGGCAGTGGTGTTCGGCACGGTGCTGTCGTCGTCGCTGGCCGCGTACGGCTTCGCGAAACTGCGCTTTCCCGGGCGCAACTTCCTCTTCGCGATCCTGCTCTCCACCATGATGATTCCCGGCATGGTGACCCTGATTCCCCAGTACATCCTGTTCTCGAAGTTGCAGTGGGTGGGCACCTATTTGCCGCTTGTCGTTCCAAGCTTTTTCGCGGGCGCGTTCTTCACCTTTTTGCTCAGGCAGTTCTTCATGGGCATTCCCAACGAGTTTTCCGAAGCCGCCCGGGTAGACGGCGCCAGTGACCTGTGGATCTGGAGCCGCGTGATCATGCCTCTTTCCAAACCGGCGCTCGCGACCGTGGCGATCTTTACCTTCGAAGGCGCCTGGGACAGCTACGTCGGACCGCTGCTCTACCTGAACGACGAACGTCTGTACACCCTGCAGGTCGGACTGCAGTTTTTCCGCACCGCCAGCCAGGTGCAGTGGCAGTACCTGATGGCCGCCGCGCTGCTGGTGATGCTGCCGGTGATCATCGTGTTCTACTCCTTCCAGAAGTACTTCGTGGAGGGGGCGTCCGTCACCGGGGGCGTCAAGGGCTGA
- the gmhA gene encoding D-sedoheptulose 7-phosphate isomerase, with translation MTAGHNLKTYIDGHRRALEQLITLEPEISAAARACIEALRGGGKLLTCGNGGSAADAQHFAAELTGRYRRERRPLPALALTTDSSALTCIGNDYAFEDVFARQVRALVQQGDVLIGITTSGNSANVVRALQAGREQGAITIALTGEGGGQAANHADITLRAPSDRTAHIQEMHILMIHVLCETIDDTFVEATPA, from the coding sequence ATGACCGCCGGTCACAACCTCAAGACGTACATCGACGGTCACCGCCGAGCCCTCGAACAGCTGATCACCCTCGAACCTGAAATCAGCGCCGCCGCGCGGGCCTGTATCGAAGCGCTCAGAGGCGGCGGAAAGCTCTTGACCTGCGGCAACGGCGGCAGCGCCGCCGACGCTCAGCACTTTGCCGCCGAGCTGACCGGCCGCTACCGCCGTGAACGGCGCCCCCTGCCGGCCCTGGCGCTCACGACCGATTCCAGCGCCCTCACCTGCATCGGCAACGACTATGCCTTCGAGGACGTGTTCGCCCGGCAGGTCCGAGCGCTCGTTCAGCAGGGTGACGTCTTGATCGGCATCACCACCAGCGGCAACAGCGCCAACGTCGTCCGGGCACTGCAAGCCGGGCGTGAACAAGGGGCCATCACCATCGCCCTGACCGGCGAGGGCGGTGGACAGGCCGCCAACCACGCCGACATCACCCTGAGGGCGCCCAGCGACCGCACCGCCCACATCCAGGAGATGCACATCCTGATGATTCACGTGCTGTGCGAAACCATCGACGACACCTTCGTGGAGGCCACACCCGCATGA
- a CDS encoding alpha-mannosidase → MTTSKDAVFHMIGNAHIDPVWLWNWQEGYQEIKATYRSALDRLQEHPDFIFTCSSAAHLAWIEANEPEMFEEIRARVQEGRWALVGGWWVQPDCNLPSGESFVRQGLYGQRFFQSRFGRVADTGYNPDSFGHAGTLPQILLKSGLTRYTFMRPGPHEQALPSRLFWWQGPDGSRVLTFRIPYEYCTWGKDLEPHVRKCTTELSGQLGELMCFYGVGNHGGGPTNENLASITRLNGTAELPELRLSDPSRYFDAVQHAQVPEWSGELQIHAVGCYAVHSGVKRWNRAAELALVRAEKFASLATALTGLPYPRADLERAWKRVLFNQFHDILAGTSIESAYEDARNEYGEALATAQHVTNAAIQRLSWRVTVPPVEGSRPYVVFNPHPWPVRIPIEHETGGVPNEFAVRDERGEEVPAQRVRSEATVTGWRKRLSWLVELPPFGHRRYTIVAQAPQDFAPCEASATHLENGLFRLDIDEQTGGLARLLDKRSGSDVFQDTAAVGHVIRDDSDTWSHGVFGYHDLVGRFADATSVLLDHGPVKSTIRTISRYASSTLTQEFSLFADLPYVEVRVRMDWHERHRVLKLHFPTHLHFPQATYEAPYGVTTRPTDGDEEPGQRWADLSGVYRPTGVIRGLSLINDAKYSYHALGSTLGLTVLRSPIIAHHDPYVPSEDGDYRFMDQGEQSFTYWIVPHEGTWREAGIPRAAATLTEHPVVIPETYHEGPLPAAASWLSVEPANVQVTVVKRAEEDHGYVLRLVETHGLTARAQLSLPFLKRETSFSMGAYEILTLLVPDDGGEIVTLNLTELETLKPA, encoded by the coding sequence ATGACAACGAGCAAAGACGCGGTATTTCACATGATCGGCAACGCCCACATCGACCCGGTATGGCTCTGGAACTGGCAGGAAGGCTATCAGGAAATCAAAGCGACCTACCGCTCCGCCCTCGACCGCCTGCAGGAGCATCCGGACTTCATCTTCACCTGCTCGTCGGCTGCGCACCTCGCCTGGATCGAGGCAAATGAGCCCGAGATGTTCGAGGAAATCCGCGCGCGCGTACAGGAAGGACGCTGGGCCCTGGTGGGCGGCTGGTGGGTGCAGCCCGACTGCAATTTGCCGAGCGGTGAAAGCTTCGTGCGGCAGGGCCTGTACGGACAGCGCTTCTTTCAGTCGCGCTTTGGTCGCGTCGCCGACACCGGCTACAACCCGGACTCCTTCGGGCATGCCGGGACGCTGCCGCAGATCCTGCTGAAAAGCGGCCTGACGCGCTACACCTTCATGCGGCCCGGACCCCACGAGCAGGCGCTGCCGAGCCGCCTCTTCTGGTGGCAGGGACCGGACGGCTCGCGTGTGCTGACCTTCCGCATTCCCTACGAGTACTGCACCTGGGGCAAAGACCTCGAACCCCATGTCCGCAAATGCACCACCGAGCTGAGCGGGCAGCTGGGCGAACTGATGTGCTTTTACGGCGTCGGCAACCACGGCGGCGGGCCCACCAACGAGAACCTCGCCTCGATCACCCGGCTGAATGGCACCGCAGAACTGCCAGAGCTGCGCCTGAGCGACCCCAGCCGGTACTTCGACGCCGTGCAGCATGCGCAGGTGCCCGAGTGGAGCGGTGAGCTGCAGATTCACGCGGTCGGCTGTTACGCGGTGCATTCCGGCGTAAAACGCTGGAACCGCGCTGCCGAACTCGCGCTGGTGCGGGCCGAGAAGTTCGCGAGCCTCGCCACCGCCCTGACGGGCCTCCCCTACCCCCGGGCGGATCTCGAGCGAGCCTGGAAACGGGTGCTGTTCAACCAGTTTCATGACATCCTGGCCGGCACCTCGATCGAGAGCGCCTATGAAGACGCACGCAATGAGTACGGCGAAGCGCTCGCCACCGCGCAACACGTCACGAACGCCGCCATCCAGCGTCTCAGCTGGCGCGTCACGGTGCCTCCCGTGGAAGGCAGCAGACCTTACGTGGTCTTCAATCCGCACCCGTGGCCCGTGCGGATTCCCATCGAACACGAAACGGGCGGGGTCCCGAACGAGTTCGCCGTCAGAGACGAGCGGGGCGAAGAAGTGCCCGCTCAGCGCGTGCGCTCGGAAGCCACCGTCACCGGCTGGCGCAAGCGCCTCAGCTGGCTGGTGGAACTTCCGCCCTTCGGGCACCGCAGGTACACCATCGTGGCGCAGGCCCCACAGGACTTCGCGCCGTGCGAAGCGAGCGCCACACACCTGGAAAATGGCCTGTTCCGGCTGGACATCGACGAGCAGACGGGCGGCCTCGCCCGTCTGCTCGACAAACGCAGCGGCTCGGATGTCTTTCAGGACACTGCCGCCGTGGGCCACGTGATCCGCGACGACAGCGACACCTGGAGTCACGGCGTCTTCGGTTATCACGACCTGGTCGGCCGTTTCGCCGACGCCACCTCGGTCCTGCTCGACCACGGCCCGGTGAAGAGCACCATCCGCACCATCAGCCGCTACGCCAGCAGCACCCTCACGCAGGAGTTCTCGCTGTTCGCCGATCTGCCGTACGTGGAGGTCCGCGTGCGGATGGACTGGCACGAACGTCACCGGGTGCTGAAGCTGCACTTCCCGACCCACCTGCACTTTCCACAAGCCACCTACGAAGCCCCGTACGGTGTCACGACCCGCCCGACCGACGGAGACGAGGAACCCGGGCAGCGCTGGGCGGACCTCAGCGGCGTCTACCGTCCGACCGGCGTGATCCGCGGTCTGAGCCTCATCAACGACGCCAAGTACAGTTACCACGCCCTCGGCTCGACACTTGGCCTGACCGTGCTGCGCTCGCCGATCATCGCGCACCACGATCCTTACGTGCCCAGCGAAGACGGCGATTACCGCTTCATGGACCAGGGCGAACAGAGCTTCACCTACTGGATCGTTCCGCACGAAGGCACCTGGCGCGAGGCGGGCATTCCCCGTGCAGCGGCCACCCTCACCGAGCACCCCGTGGTGATTCCCGAGACGTATCACGAGGGCCCGCTGCCCGCTGCAGCGTCGTGGCTGAGCGTCGAACCGGCCAACGTGCAGGTGACGGTTGTCAAGCGCGCCGAAGAGGATCACGGTTACGTGCTGCGCCTGGTGGAAACGCACGGCCTGACCGCACGGGCACAGCTGTCGCTCCCATTCCTGAAACGGGAAACCAGCTTCAGCATGGGAGCTTATGAAATTCTAACCTTGCTGGTGCCCGATGACGGAGGCGAAATTGTCACCCTGAACCTGACCGAACTGGAGACGCTGAAGCCCGCCTGA